The Armatimonadota bacterium DNA window TAAATGTGGACTTATCATTAAAGTCCGAGTATATCCCCGGCACATCAGTCATCATCATGAGCTTGGTCGCGCCGACTTCGGCGGCTATCTCACCTGCGATGTGATCGGCATTTACATTAAAGCTCTCACCATTCGGCCCGATCGCGACAGATGATACTACAGGTATATAATCGTGCTCCAGCAGATCCATTAGGATCATCGGGTTGACCTTAGCCACCTGCCCGACAAATCCTAAATCCACATCGCTGTGAGCCTTTTCAGCCACAATAAGGTTTGCGTCTTTGCCGGATAAGCCGACTGCCCGTCCGCCCTGGTTATTTATGATCGAGACGATTCCCTTGTTCGTCTTGCCCGCAAGGACCATCTCGACTATCTCCATGGTCTCAGCGTCGGTAACCCGCCTGCCGCCTACGAACTCAGGCTCTTTGCCCAGCTTCTGCATCACAGCGCTGATCTCAGGCCCGCCTCCGTGCACCAGGATCGGTTTCATACCGACGTAGTGCATAAGCACGACGTCCTTGCACACACCGATCTTTAGGTCTTCGTCGATCATAGCGTTGCCGCCGTATTTGATCACTATTATCTTTCCGGCGTAATGCTCTATATAAGGCAGCGCCTGGACGAGTATATTAGCCTGTTCGCTTGTATAATTCATGATTTCACCCCATCATGCTCTTGTCCTCCAGGTAAGATACCTGGAGGGATATTAAACATGGTATATGTCCGCTAACCGTCCGTCAACAACACACGGCAAAAAGGCCGCGGATACTATAATCCGCGGCCTGTCA harbors:
- the argB gene encoding acetylglutamate kinase, which gives rise to MNYTSEQANILVQALPYIEHYAGKIIVIKYGGNAMIDEDLKIGVCKDVVLMHYVGMKPILVHGGGPEISAVMQKLGKEPEFVGGRRVTDAETMEIVEMVLAGKTNKGIVSIINNQGGRAVGLSGKDANLIVAEKAHSDVDLGFVGQVAKVNPMILMDLLEHDYIPVVSSVAIGPNGESFNVNADHIAGEIAAEVGATKLMMMTDVPGIYSDFNDKSTFISELKVADAKQMIKTKQIDKGMIPKVEACMTALAGAVERTHIIDGTMAHSLLMEIFTDTGIGTMIVP